The Mercenaria mercenaria strain notata chromosome 10, MADL_Memer_1, whole genome shotgun sequence genome contains a region encoding:
- the LOC123527405 gene encoding uncharacterized protein LOC123527405 has protein sequence MHVRGKWVDIAHSITESGREPGFSDLVKFVEEKARIATSLYGLDLANEKSHGKIVEDRTFKSKPSPAPRRNNAVSFATNSAVNNPMYKLSRKCYCCSGNCKDLASCTKFTAMNLNDREQFVKKNRLCFNCLKGKHFSNVCRKPTGCNVTECKSRHHFLLHKWVDSKSDHTDQPFVVNCATKSGSYVKNCLGIIPVLIRGKSGTYCKTYALLDEGADQTLCDERLLKTLNLPSKPVTFKMSTASSSGIIVEGQEVELHVQPASGGNDVTLRKVWSVKSLPVSTRSAVRNADIRDLPYLSKIEIPEIDSSSVMLLIGTDAPQAHIPLEVRSGRHDQPYAIKTQLGWAVRGPVTDTTTQKSANVNFHQSADVLLQQQLEKMWTTDFDDKVKVERNSMSLEDKKALNNMNSSLRYENGHYKLKLPWRDEKAVMPNNLTLAHARLEHLKRKLARDQELHKMYTASVTDYIQKGHAQEVTHIESDSNRVWYLPHHPVTNPNKPGKVRVVFDCAAKYKGISLNSQLLQGPDFMNSLVGVLIRFRQEPVAIAADIEAMFHQVRVEDLDCDALRFLWWPEGDMTQQPRCYKMLVHLFGATSSPSCTAYALIRTATDNAHMYKPEVINTVKRNFYVDDCLKSVSSDEKAIELAADLQSLLRRGGFRLTKWLSNKRDVVESIPESERAPSIMNLSKSDSLPVDRALGVQWNVEKDELKFKVKVSEKPITRRGILSIVSSIFDPLGLVAPVTLRAKAIVQNLCRQKLSWDDPIPEKDTYEWKQWLDTLPYLEAVSVRRCFKPQDFGTLKNAQLHVFCDGSQLGYGACVYLRLKDEKNLISCSLVAGKSRLAPIKQTSIPRLELSGAVVASRLYTLVAEELEINIDSVTFWTDSMIVLGYIKNETRRFKTFVGNRVSEIHDVTSRDQWRHVDTASTPADVASRGMHASDFKTMKFWMHGPEFLQKDESHWPSHLTKPELDDDDTELKKEVVVNTTSAVETIQSIIDRYSSWTKLRRAVAWLLRYKAYCRRKHLNHTLGLSEGDLSTNELNMAEHTILALVQRTSFTDERIYLQNGNSVRKDSCLASLKPIIHHDLIRVQGRLQCEYPSKYPVVLPSKHHLTKLIIKHIHEHNGHVGKEHVLSMSREKYWILHGPSAVKSILRGCIPCRRQHKPLMTQQMAPLLDEQTTPDMPPFSHIGIDYFGPFIVKTARAREKRYGCIFTCLTSRAVHFEIAHSLSTDSIISAFQRFQSRRGRPRKVFSDNGTNLVGGETELRKSLQLWNQSKLSGFFAQNDIEWHFNPPNASHMGGAWERLIRSARVILKSLVREQLLNDEQLLTLMAETEKILNDRPLTPVSSDPRDPPALTPSILLLTKSNQCLPVGIFKKQDIYAKRWWREVQYLANVFWKRWLREYLPLLQKRQKWQRKTVNLKKDDVVLVAVDNVPRGQWPLARVVDVNLGRDGLVRSCVIRTKSGQLIRPVTKLCLLEASM, from the coding sequence ATGCACGTCCGCGGTAAATGGGTAGATATTGCACACTCAATAACTGAGTCTGGTAGGGAACCGGGCTTTTCAGATCTAGTGAAATTTGTAGAAGAAAAGGCTCGAATCGCCACTTCCCTATATGGCCTTGACCTTGCAAATGAGAAGAGTCATGGTAAGATTGTTGAAGATCGAACCTTTAAGTCAAAGCCAAGTCCTGCACCTCGTAGAAATAATGCTGTCAGTTTTGCTACGAATAGTGCAGTAAACAATCCAATGTATAAGCTGTCACGTAAGTGCTATTGTTGTTCAGGTAATTGTAAAGATTTAGCTTCATGTACAAAATTTACAGCCATGAATTTAAATGACAGGGAACAGTTTGTAAAAAAGAACAGACtttgtttcaattgtttaaagGGCAAACATTTTTCTAACGTTTGTAGAAAACCTACTGGGTGCAATGTAACAGAATGCAAATCTAGACACCACTTTCTTTTACATAAGTGGGTAGATAGTAAATCTGATCACACAGATCAACCATTTGTCGTAAATTGCGCAACTAAAAGCGGATCTTATGTGAAGAACTGTTTAGGTATAATACCTGTACTTATTAGAGGTAAAAGTGGGACGTACTGCAAGACTTATGCTCTGCTTGACGAGGGAGCTGACCAAACATTATGTGATGAACGCTTGTTGAAAACGCTGAACCTACCGTCCAAACCTGTGACGTTCAAGATGTCTACAGCAAGCTCTTCCGGTATTATTGTTGAAGGACAGGAAGTTGAGCTGCACGTGCAACCGGCGTCAGGTGGTAACGACGTTACGTTGAGAAAAGTTTGGTCAGTAAAATCTCTTCCAGTATCAACTAGATCTGCTGTGAGAAACGCTGACATCCGAGATCTACCATATTTATCTAAGATAGAAATCCCTGAAATCGACTCTAGCTCTGTGATGCTTCTTATTGGAACAGATGCACCACAGGCACATATACCCTTAGAAGTGCGTTCAGGCCGCCATGATCAACCCTACGCCATTAAAACTCAACTAGGCTGGGCAGTGCGTGGACCTGTTACAGACACTACAACACAGAAATCAGCTAATGTAAATTTTCATCAGTCAGCTGATGTATTGTTACAACAACAACTTGAGAAAATGTGGACTACGGACTTTGATgacaaagtgaaagtagaaagaaaTTCAATGTCTCTAGAAGACAAGAAAGCTTTAAACAATATGAACTCTTCGTTGAGATATGAAAATGGACATTACAAACTGAAATTACCATGGCGTGACGAGAAAGCAGTAATGCCTAACAACTTGACTCTTGCGCATGCGCGACTCGAACATTTGAAGAGGAAGTTAGCACGAGATCAAGAGCTGCATAAAATGTACACAGCATCAGTAACTGACTATATCCAGAAAGGACATGCACAGGAAGTAACACACATTGAATCTGATAGTAACCGCGTGTGGTACTTACCCCATCATCCTGTGACGAATCCTAATAAGCCCGGAAAAGTGAGAGTTGTATTTGACTGTGCCGCCAAATACAAAGGAATTTCCCTAAATAGTCAACTTCTACAAGGACCCGACTTTATGAACAGCTTGGTTGGCGTTTTAATCAGATTTCGTCAAGAGCCCGTTGCTATAGCAGCCGACATCGAGGCTATGTTTCATCAGGTCCGTGTCGAAGATTTAGATTGTGATGCCCTACGGTTTCTATGGTGGCCTGAAGGGGACATGACTCAACAACCTAGATGCTATAAGATGCTGGTTCACCTATTTGGCGCGACCTCATCCCCAAGTTGCACAGCATATGCATTAATACGAACAGCGACGGATAACGCACATATGTATAAACCAGAGGTAATCAACACCGTTAAAAGGAACTTTTACGTTGACGACTGCTTAAAATCAGTTTCTTCTGATGAGAAAGCAATCGAGTTAGCCGCAGACTTACAGTCATTGTTAAGGAGAGGAGGATTTCGTCTGACGAAATGGCTCAGCAATAAGAGAGATGTCGTTGAATCTATCCCAGAGTCAGAACGAGCGCCATCTATAATGAATCTTAGCAAGAGCGACAGTTTGCCAGTAGATCGTGCCCTCGGTGTTCAGTGGAATGTAGAGAAAGATGAACTCAAATTTAAAGTGAAAGTAAGTGAAAAGCCAATAACAAGACGCGGCATCCTTTCCATCGTCAGTTCCATATTTGATCCCCTTGGACTGGTAGCACCAGTAACTCTACGTGCAAAGGCTATAGTACAAAACCTATGTAGACAGAAGCTTTCATGGGACGATCCTATCCCTGAAAAAGATACGTACGAGTGGAAACAATGGTTAGATACTCTTCCATATTTAGAAGCTGTCTCTGTGAGAAGATGTTTTAAACCACAGGACTTTGGAACATTAAAGAATGCCCAGCTACATGTATTCTGCGACGGTTCTCAACTTGGCTACGGCGCATGCGTGTACTTGAgattaaaagatgaaaagaacCTGATTTCATGCTCTCTGGTTGCTGGAAAATCACGACTAGCACCAATAAAACAGACATCTATTCCAAGACTTGAACTTTCAGGAGCAGTTGTCGCTTCCCGGCTTTATACGCTAGTAGCAGAAGAACTAGAAATAAACATTGACAGTGTGACATTCTGGACAGATTCTATGATTGTCCTTGGATATATTAAAAACGAAACCCGGAGATTCAAAACCTTTGTTGGAAATAGGGTAAGTGAAATTCATGATGTGACGTCACGAGACCAATGGAGACACGTAGATACGGCTTCCACTCCAGCAGACGTCGCTTCTAGAGGAATGCATGCCAGTGATTTTAAGACAATGAAATTTTGGATGCATGGACCTGAATTCCTTCAAAAAGATGAAAGCCATTGGCCAAGCCACCTAACTAAACCTGAATTAGACGACGACGACACTGAGCTGAAAAAAGAGGTTGTCGTCAACACAACTAGTGCAGTTGAAACCATTCAAAGTATAATAGATAGATACTCCAGTTGGACGAAGCTGAGAAGGGCCGTTGCTTGGTTACTAAGATATAAGGCATACTGCAGACGTAAACACTTAAACCACACCTTGGGACTGAGTGAAGGTGACTTAAGCACCAATGAACTCAACATGGCGGAACATACCATATTAGCGTTGGTTCAACGTACGTCGTTTACTGATGAGAGAATATATCTACAAAATGGGAATTCTGTAAGAAAAGACAGTTGTTTAGCATCTTTGAAACCGATTATACACCATGACCTGATCAGAGTACAAGGACGCTTACAATGCGAATATCCAAGCAAATATCCAGTCGTACTACCTAGCAAACACCATTTaacaaaactaataataaaacatatccaCGAACATAATGGTCACGTTGGAAAAGAGCATGTACTTTCTATGTCACGTGAGAAATATTGGATTCTACACGGACCTAGCGCAGTGAAGAGTATTTTGAGAGGTTGCATCCCATGCAGACGACAACATAAACCGTTAATGACCCAACAGATGGCGCCCTTGCTAGACGAGCAGACGACACCGGATATGCCACCATTTTCCCATATTGGAATCGATTATTTCGGACCATTTATTGTGAAGACAGCTCGTGCACGAGAAAAGCGTTATGGTTGTATTTTCACGTGCCTAACGTCGCGTGcggtacattttgaaattgctcacaGTCTATCTACTGATTCCATTATATCTGCCTTTCAACGGTTTCAAAGTCGACGTGGACGCCCACGGAAAGTCTTCAGTGATAATGGAACCAATCTTGTTGGAGGTGAAACTGAACTCCGAAAATCATTGCAGCTATGGAACCAGTCCAAACTCAGTGGATTTTTtgctcagaacgacattgaatgGCATTTCAACCCTCCGAACGCAAGCCATATGGGAGGAGCATGGGAACGTTTAATTCGTTCTGCTAGAGTTATATTGAAATCTCTCGTCCGAGAACAACTACTTAACGACGAGCAGCTGCTTACATTAATGGCTGAAACAGAGAAAATACTAAATGACAGACCTTTGACACCCGTTAGCAGTGATCCCAGAGACCCACCAGCATTAACGCCGAGTATACTACTGCTAACGAAATCAAACCAGTGCTTACCTGTTGGTATCTTTAAGAAGCAAGATATATACGCAAAACGGTGGTGGAGAGAAGTGCAGTATCTCGCAAATGTATTTTGGAAACGATGGTTGAGAGAATACTTGCCACTACTTCAGAAACGTCAGAAATGGCAACGTAAAACTGTAAACCTGAAGAAAGATGATGTAGTTCTTGTTGCCGTTGACAATGTTCCCAGAGGACAGTGGCCACTAGCCCGAGTGGTTGACGTGAATCTTGGTAGAGATGGCCTAGTTAGAAGCTGTGTGATCAGAACTAAATCAGGTCAATTAATTAGGCCAGTTACTAAACTGTGTCTTCTTGAGGCTTCAATGTAA